A window of the Streptomyces sp. Ag109_O5-10 genome harbors these coding sequences:
- a CDS encoding proline/glycine betaine ABC transporter permease: MATITVPAPRAMRTVRPAVRKLLVLAVAAAILVPLANARWASASWPSHLTVDLSAPLTSASNWVIDNRDTHPLFLYFFGYISDAVVLTVRAVYLTLLAAGWPGVTVVAAAVAHRLAGTRLAAGTAAAFLACGALGMWVPTMQTLALMVVAVLASVAVGLVLGLGAGLSDRLHRALRPVLDTMQVLPAFAYLLPVVLVFGIGVPAAVLATVVYAAPPMARLTALGLRRADPEVLEAVDSLGATRAQRLLTARIPLARKELLLGLNQTIMMALSMAVIASVIGAGGLGDRVYQALASVDVGAALAAGVPIVLLAVVLDRITAAAGERGDTRKPTVGLLYGLGATVAVALAARLLGRLDWPTAWTLNFAEPVNRAVDWMTAHLYSGVPVVGGTADWAGHFTTWILDPVRSGLQWLPWWAVLFVVAALAWLIGTWRTALTAVLAMAAIGVLGVWEPSLDTLSQVLAAVAVTLVLGFATGIAAARSDRVERALRPVLDVFQTMPQFVYLIPVVALFGVGRAPAVAAAVVYALPAVVRITAQGLRQVDPAALESARSLGATGRQQLLQVQLPLARPALLLAVNQGVVLVLAVVIIGGLVGGGALGYDVAFGLAQGDLATGLVAGAAIVCLGLMLDRVTQPTERRTGKGA; this comes from the coding sequence ATGGCGACGATCACTGTCCCCGCTCCGCGAGCGATGCGCACGGTCCGTCCCGCCGTACGCAAGCTCCTCGTCCTGGCCGTAGCCGCCGCGATCCTCGTCCCCCTCGCCAACGCCCGCTGGGCGTCCGCCTCCTGGCCCAGCCACCTCACCGTCGATCTGTCCGCTCCCCTCACCTCCGCCAGCAACTGGGTCATCGACAACCGGGACACCCATCCCCTCTTCCTCTACTTCTTCGGCTACATCAGCGACGCCGTCGTCCTGACCGTCCGCGCCGTCTACCTGACCCTCCTCGCCGCGGGCTGGCCCGGCGTCACCGTGGTCGCCGCCGCCGTCGCGCACCGCCTCGCGGGGACGCGGCTCGCCGCCGGTACGGCCGCCGCGTTCCTCGCCTGCGGCGCCCTCGGCATGTGGGTGCCGACGATGCAGACCCTCGCGCTGATGGTCGTCGCCGTGCTCGCCTCCGTCGCCGTGGGCCTCGTGCTCGGCCTCGGTGCCGGGCTCTCCGACCGGCTGCACCGCGCCCTGCGCCCGGTCCTCGACACCATGCAGGTGCTGCCCGCCTTCGCCTACCTCCTCCCCGTCGTCCTGGTCTTCGGCATCGGCGTCCCCGCGGCCGTCCTCGCCACCGTCGTCTACGCCGCCCCGCCCATGGCCCGGCTCACCGCCCTCGGCCTGCGCCGCGCCGACCCCGAGGTCCTGGAGGCCGTCGACTCGCTCGGCGCCACCCGCGCGCAGCGGCTGCTGACCGCCCGCATCCCGCTGGCCCGCAAGGAACTCCTGCTCGGCCTCAACCAGACGATCATGATGGCCCTGTCGATGGCGGTCATCGCGTCCGTCATCGGCGCCGGCGGTCTCGGCGACCGCGTCTACCAGGCCCTCGCGTCGGTCGACGTCGGCGCGGCCCTCGCCGCCGGTGTGCCGATCGTGCTGCTCGCGGTCGTACTGGACCGCATCACCGCGGCGGCGGGCGAGCGCGGCGACACCCGGAAGCCCACCGTCGGCCTCCTGTACGGCCTCGGCGCCACCGTCGCCGTCGCGCTCGCCGCCCGCCTCCTCGGCCGTCTCGACTGGCCCACGGCGTGGACCCTGAACTTCGCGGAACCGGTGAACCGTGCCGTCGACTGGATGACCGCCCACCTGTACTCGGGCGTACCGGTCGTGGGCGGCACCGCCGACTGGGCGGGGCACTTCACCACCTGGATCCTCGACCCCGTGCGCTCGGGGCTGCAGTGGCTGCCCTGGTGGGCGGTGCTGTTCGTGGTCGCCGCGCTGGCCTGGCTGATCGGCACCTGGCGCACCGCGCTGACCGCCGTCCTCGCGATGGCCGCGATCGGCGTGCTGGGGGTCTGGGAGCCGTCGCTGGACACCCTCTCCCAGGTCCTCGCGGCCGTCGCCGTGACGCTCGTCCTCGGCTTCGCGACCGGCATCGCCGCCGCCCGCAGCGACCGGGTGGAGCGGGCCCTGCGGCCCGTCCTGGACGTCTTCCAGACCATGCCGCAGTTCGTGTACCTCATCCCGGTCGTCGCGCTGTTCGGCGTCGGCCGCGCGCCCGCCGTCGCCGCCGCCGTCGTCTACGCGCTGCCGGCCGTCGTACGGATCACCGCGCAGGGGCTGCGGCAGGTGGACCCGGCCGCCCTGGAGTCCGCGCGGTCGCTCGGCGCGACCGGGCGCCAGCAGCTGCTGCAGGTCCAACTGCCGCTCGCGCGCCCGGCGTTGCTGCTCGCCGTCAACCAGGGCGTGGTACTCGTCCTCGCCGTCGTCATCATCGGCGGCCTGGTGGGCGGCGGCGCCCTCGGGTACGACGTCGCCTTCGGCCTCGCCCAGGGCGACCTGGCCACCGGACTGGTCGCCGGTGCGGCCATCGTCTGCCTGGGGCTGATGCTCGACCGGGTCACCCAGCCCACGGAACGCCGTACGGGAAAGGGGGCGTGA
- a CDS encoding tyrosinase family protein translates to MVYTRKNVNRLTRAERRRFVDALLEVKRRGEYDEFVRIHITHNSADREHRLRTAHMAPSFLPWHRKLLLELEWALRRVDASVTVPYWDWTRDRAPGSLPWADDLLGGNGRRPDRQVMTGPFAYRAGHWKITENVTDVPYLTRDLGHARAPIQLPTARDVEFALADPVYDSWPWNSAVTRGFRNKLEGWGSGRGSVSWQNHNRVHHWVGGVMVSAASVNDPVFWLHHSFVDLLWTRWQQRHPGHTYLPAGPPGAGDPQHGRVVARHQQLPPWNVTPAELEDVRGIYRYE, encoded by the coding sequence GTGGTCTACACGCGCAAGAACGTCAACAGGCTGACCCGAGCCGAGCGACGCCGGTTCGTGGACGCGCTGCTGGAGGTCAAACGCCGGGGTGAGTACGACGAGTTCGTGCGGATCCACATCACGCACAACTCCGCCGACCGGGAACACCGGTTGCGCACCGCCCACATGGCGCCCTCCTTCCTGCCCTGGCACCGCAAGCTGCTGCTCGAACTGGAGTGGGCGCTGCGCCGGGTGGACGCGTCGGTGACGGTGCCGTACTGGGACTGGACCCGGGACCGGGCGCCGGGCTCCCTGCCGTGGGCCGACGATCTGCTCGGCGGCAACGGGCGGCGCCCGGACCGGCAGGTGATGACGGGCCCGTTCGCCTACCGGGCGGGCCACTGGAAGATCACCGAGAACGTGACCGACGTGCCGTACCTCACCCGGGACCTCGGCCATGCCCGTGCCCCGATCCAGCTGCCGACCGCGCGCGACGTCGAGTTCGCGCTGGCCGACCCGGTCTACGACAGCTGGCCCTGGAACTCGGCCGTCACCCGCGGGTTCCGCAACAAACTGGAGGGCTGGGGGAGCGGCCGGGGGAGCGTCTCCTGGCAGAACCACAACCGGGTCCACCACTGGGTCGGCGGGGTGATGGTCAGCGCCGCGTCCGTCAACGACCCGGTCTTCTGGCTGCATCACTCCTTCGTCGACCTGCTGTGGACCCGCTGGCAGCAACGGCATCCCGGCCACACCTACCTTCCCGCCGGGCCCCCGGGCGCGGGTGATCCCCAGCACGGCCGGGTCGTGGCCCGGCACCAGCAACTGCCGCCCTGGAACGTCACTCCGGCCGAACTGGAGGACGTGCGTGGGATCTACAGATACGAGTGA
- a CDS encoding ABC transporter substrate-binding protein: MRRTTLVAAASVLVLATGCGAADMTKQASPFAGAQGAKTVTLSVQSWVGAQSNVAVAQYLLEHKLGYRVDTVQVDEVPAWDALSQGRVDAILEDWGHPDQEKRYVDDKRTISRGGGLGVTGHIGWFVPTYLVKQHPDITDWKNLNKYASLFRTAESGGKGQLLDGSPSYVTNDKALVSNLKLDYQVVFAGSEAAQITQIKQFAKEKKPFLTYWYAPQWLFKKVPMTEVRLPAYKEGCDADAAKVACAYPHTPLQKYLNTGFARSGGRAAAFLKKFTWTTEDQDQVSLMIADQKLSPEEAAKKWVDGHPEVWKRWLS; the protein is encoded by the coding sequence ATGCGCCGTACGACACTCGTCGCCGCCGCCTCCGTCCTCGTGCTCGCCACCGGGTGCGGTGCCGCCGACATGACCAAGCAGGCCTCGCCGTTCGCGGGCGCGCAGGGCGCGAAGACCGTGACCCTGTCCGTGCAGTCCTGGGTCGGCGCGCAGTCGAATGTGGCCGTCGCCCAGTACCTCCTCGAGCACAAGCTCGGCTACCGCGTCGACACCGTGCAGGTCGACGAGGTCCCGGCCTGGGACGCGCTCAGCCAGGGCCGCGTGGACGCGATCCTGGAGGACTGGGGGCACCCGGACCAGGAGAAGAGGTACGTCGACGACAAGAGGACCATCAGCCGGGGCGGGGGGCTCGGGGTCACCGGGCACATCGGCTGGTTCGTGCCGACCTACCTCGTCAAGCAGCACCCGGACATCACGGACTGGAAGAACCTGAACAAGTACGCCTCGCTCTTCCGCACCGCGGAGAGCGGCGGCAAGGGACAGCTCCTGGACGGCTCACCGTCGTACGTCACCAACGACAAGGCGCTGGTGAGCAACCTGAAGCTGGACTACCAGGTCGTCTTCGCCGGGTCCGAGGCCGCCCAGATCACCCAGATCAAGCAGTTCGCCAAGGAGAAGAAGCCCTTCCTCACCTACTGGTACGCGCCCCAGTGGCTGTTCAAGAAGGTGCCGATGACCGAGGTGCGGTTGCCGGCGTACAAGGAGGGCTGCGACGCCGACGCGGCCAAGGTCGCCTGCGCGTATCCGCACACCCCGCTGCAGAAGTACCTCAACACCGGCTTCGCGCGCAGCGGCGGCAGGGCGGCGGCCTTCCTGAAGAAGTTCACGTGGACGACCGAGGACCAGGACCAGGTCTCCCTCATGATCGCCGACCAGAAGCTGAGCCCCGAGGAGGCCGCGAAGAAGTGGGTGGACGGCCACCCCGAGGTGTGGAAGCGCTGGCTGTCCTGA
- a CDS encoding condensation domain-containing protein: MRISDIQRCEIRPGRLVEWRFSPVTIAAAAALPPDPRPPAYIQESHIRTARSVREDGLFVPTWLGAAFDLPGEVDLDALEGALRGWTLRHETLRSGFRWAGDDMQRFTLAETDVSLHREVVGEFTDAGALTRYLQDRFDAAADALGWPNLIYTAVVREDSTSVYMAFDHTNVDAYSIHRLPEEINGLYAAAVAGSPVTGPSVGSYVDFCEQERANADGIDDAHAIVARWREFIARCGGRLPEFPVDLGVEPGGVLPAQKLVCEPLVDADAAAAFEAYCRPYGGSLVGILAATSLIVHELGGQPVYRTVVPFHTRLKSAWSDSVGWYVGGAPIEVPAARDLESALDTVRAELRANRSLARIPLARVLRLLGADFRPTSPDMYSIISYVDARLIPGAADWAEQKAYGLLRVSYGDQVCAWVNRLHEGLWFACRYPDTDIAYKNVRRYVERLRDLILSVPATDRPRPAELALS, encoded by the coding sequence GTGCGAATTTCTGACATCCAGCGCTGTGAGATCCGGCCCGGACGGCTCGTCGAGTGGAGGTTCAGCCCGGTGACGATCGCGGCCGCGGCGGCGCTGCCGCCGGATCCGCGGCCGCCGGCGTACATCCAGGAGTCGCACATCAGAACGGCCCGGTCGGTGCGCGAGGACGGGCTGTTCGTACCGACCTGGCTCGGCGCGGCGTTCGACCTGCCGGGCGAAGTCGATCTCGACGCGCTGGAAGGGGCGTTGCGCGGCTGGACACTGCGGCACGAGACGCTGCGCAGCGGCTTCCGGTGGGCCGGTGACGACATGCAGCGGTTCACGCTCGCCGAGACCGACGTGTCCCTGCACCGCGAGGTGGTCGGCGAGTTCACCGACGCGGGGGCGCTCACCCGGTACCTGCAGGATCGGTTCGACGCCGCGGCGGACGCGCTCGGCTGGCCGAACCTCATCTACACCGCCGTCGTACGCGAGGACTCCACCAGCGTGTACATGGCCTTCGACCACACCAACGTCGACGCCTACTCGATCCACCGGCTCCCGGAGGAGATCAACGGGCTGTACGCGGCCGCCGTCGCGGGAAGCCCCGTGACCGGCCCGTCCGTGGGGAGTTACGTCGACTTCTGCGAGCAGGAGCGGGCGAACGCGGACGGCATCGACGACGCCCACGCGATCGTCGCGCGCTGGCGGGAGTTCATCGCCCGGTGCGGCGGCCGGCTCCCGGAGTTCCCCGTCGACCTCGGTGTCGAGCCCGGCGGGGTGCTGCCCGCCCAGAAGCTGGTGTGCGAGCCGCTCGTCGACGCGGACGCCGCCGCCGCGTTCGAGGCGTACTGCCGTCCCTACGGCGGCAGTCTGGTGGGCATCCTGGCCGCCACCAGCCTGATCGTCCACGAACTCGGCGGCCAGCCGGTGTACCGCACCGTCGTGCCCTTCCACACCCGGCTGAAGTCCGCGTGGTCGGACTCGGTGGGCTGGTACGTCGGCGGCGCACCCATCGAGGTGCCCGCGGCCCGGGACCTGGAGAGCGCGCTCGACACGGTCCGCGCCGAACTGCGGGCCAACCGGTCCCTGGCCCGCATCCCGCTCGCCCGCGTACTGCGGCTGCTCGGCGCGGACTTCAGGCCGACCTCGCCCGACATGTACTCGATCATCTCGTACGTGGACGCCCGGCTCATCCCCGGCGCGGCCGACTGGGCCGAGCAGAAGGCGTACGGGCTGCTCCGGGTCTCGTACGGGGACCAGGTGTGCGCCTGGGTCAACCGGCTGCACGAGGGACTGTGGTTCGCCTGCCGCTACCCGGACACCGACATCGCCTACAAGAACGTGCGGCGGTACGTCGAGCGGCTGCGGGACCTGATCCTCTCCGTGCCCGCGACCGATCGCCCGCGGCCCGCGGAGCTGGCGCTCTCCTGA